From the genome of Hathewaya histolytica, one region includes:
- a CDS encoding energy-coupling factor transporter ATPase, producing MEKLDIIIRCEDLTYSYIDEEGREIKALDGVNLDIHEGEFVAILGHNGSGKSTLAKLLNGLLTPKHGKLTVYGMDTKDSENVWDIRKKVGMVFQNPDNQIVATLVEEDVAFGPENLGVPPEEIKKRVDESLKIVGMNEYKKHSPNLLSGGQKQRVAISGVLAMDTECIIFDESTAMLDPMGRREVINTAFKLNKNFNKTIILITHHMEEVINADRVIILNSGKVCMEGIPRKVFSNVPTIKSFGLDVPEVTELAYELKKFGVNIEEDIISIEEMVDALCSLR from the coding sequence ATGGAAAAATTAGATATCATTATAAGATGTGAAGACTTAACATATAGTTATATTGATGAAGAGGGAAGAGAAATAAAGGCTTTAGATGGTGTTAACTTAGATATACATGAAGGTGAATTTGTGGCCATTTTAGGACATAATGGATCAGGAAAATCTACTTTAGCGAAATTGTTAAATGGATTATTAACACCTAAGCATGGAAAATTGACTGTATACGGTATGGATACAAAAGATAGTGAAAATGTTTGGGATATAAGAAAAAAAGTTGGAATGGTTTTTCAAAATCCGGATAATCAAATTGTGGCTACTTTAGTAGAAGAAGATGTAGCTTTCGGACCTGAAAATCTAGGAGTTCCTCCTGAAGAAATAAAAAAGAGAGTTGATGAATCGCTTAAAATCGTTGGTATGAATGAGTATAAAAAGCATTCTCCAAACCTATTATCAGGTGGCCAAAAGCAGAGGGTTGCTATATCTGGGGTTTTAGCAATGGATACTGAATGTATAATATTTGATGAATCTACAGCTATGTTAGATCCAATGGGAAGACGTGAAGTTATAAATACTGCATTTAAGCTTAACAAAAACTTTAATAAGACTATTATATTAATTACCCACCATATGGAGGAGGTAATTAATGCAGATAGAGTGATCATACTTAATTCTGGAAAGGTGTGTATGGAAGGTATACCAAGGAAGGTATTTTCAAATGTACCTACAATAAAAAGTTTTGGTCTAGATGTTCCAGAAGTGACTGAATTAGCTTATGAGCTTAAAAAATTTGGAGTTAACATAGAAGAAGATATAATAAGTATAGAGGAAATGGTGGATGCATTATGTTCATTGAGGTAA
- a CDS encoding KOW domain-containing RNA-binding protein — METDNPLGQVVYSKVGRDSDNYYVIIDVLNDDYVYIVDGRLRKIEKPKKKRCKHLIFTGIFSEEIRASILNGKNISNSKIKKILDTIANKEV, encoded by the coding sequence TTGGAAACTGATAATCCTTTAGGGCAAGTTGTGTACTCTAAAGTAGGAAGAGACAGTGACAATTATTATGTAATCATTGATGTATTAAATGATGATTATGTTTATATAGTGGATGGAAGATTAAGAAAGATTGAAAAACCTAAGAAAAAGAGATGTAAGCATCTTATTTTTACAGGAATTTTTTCGGAAGAGATAAGAGCTTCCATTCTAAATGGAAAGAACATTAGTAATTCTAAGATTAAAAAGATCTTAGATACTATTGCCAATAAGGAGGTTTGA
- the rpsD gene encoding 30S ribosomal protein S4: protein MARYTGAVCRLCRREGMKLFLKGDRCYSDKCSVARRGYAPGQHGQSRKKLSNYGLQLREKQKAKRIYGVLEKQFRRYYVKADKLRGITGENLLVLLETRLDNVVYKLGYGSSRNEARQLVTHGHFLVNGEKVDIPSFSVSVNDVVSVCEKSRATETFKTFNENPKTLPSWIEANHENFEAKIVSLPTREEIDIPVNETLIVELYSK from the coding sequence ATGGCAAGATATACAGGTGCTGTTTGTAGACTATGTAGAAGAGAAGGAATGAAGTTATTCCTTAAAGGTGATAGATGTTATTCAGATAAATGTTCTGTTGCAAGAAGAGGTTATGCACCAGGACAACATGGCCAAAGTAGAAAGAAATTATCTAACTATGGTCTACAATTAAGAGAAAAGCAAAAGGCTAAGAGAATATACGGTGTACTTGAAAAACAATTTAGAAGATATTATGTAAAGGCTGATAAGTTAAGAGGAATAACTGGTGAAAACTTATTAGTACTTTTAGAAACAAGATTAGACAATGTTGTTTATAAATTAGGATACGGTAGTTCAAGAAATGAAGCTAGACAATTAGTAACTCATGGACATTTCTTAGTAAATGGAGAGAAAGTTGATATTCCATCATTCAGCGTATCAGTTAATGATGTAGTTTCAGTTTGTGAAAAGAGTAGAGCAACTGAAACATTTAAGACTTTCAATGAGAACCCAAAAACTCTTCCAAGCTGGATTGAAGCTAATCATGAAAACTTTGAAGCAAAGATAGTTTCATTACCAACTAGAGAAGAAATAGATATTCCTGTTAACGAAACATTAATCGTTGAGTTATACAGCAAATAA
- the rplM gene encoding 50S ribosomal protein L13 has protein sequence MKSYIAKSEQVERKWYVVDLEGQTLGRAASQIASILRGKHKPTYTPHVDTGDFVVVVNADKVVLTGKKLDQKLLRHHSLYPGGLKEMSYRDALAKKPEFVFEEAVRRMLPKGKLGRQMFKKLKVYSGPEHNNAAQNPEKLELRY, from the coding sequence ATGAAATCATACATAGCTAAAAGCGAACAAGTAGAAAGAAAATGGTATGTAGTAGATCTTGAAGGTCAAACGTTAGGAAGAGCGGCAAGCCAAATAGCATCAATATTAAGAGGAAAGCATAAACCAACATATACTCCTCATGTAGATACTGGGGATTTTGTAGTAGTTGTAAATGCAGATAAAGTTGTTTTAACTGGTAAAAAGTTAGATCAAAAATTATTAAGACATCACTCTCTATATCCAGGTGGATTAAAAGAAATGTCTTACAGAGATGCATTAGCTAAAAAGCCTGAGTTTGTATTCGAAGAAGCAGTAAGAAGAATGCTTCCAAAAGGAAAATTAGGTCGTCAAATGTTTAAAAAGTTAAAAGTTTATAGCGGTCCAGAGCACAATAATGCAGCTCAAAATCCAGAAAAACTAGAATTAAGATACTAA
- a CDS encoding DNA-directed RNA polymerase subunit alpha, whose amino-acid sequence MLEIEKPKIECVETSEDGSYGKFVIEPLERGYGITLGNSLRRILLSSLPGAAANCIKIDGVLHEFSTVKGVKEDVAELILNIKELAIKMHGEGSTTVYIDAQGPGEVKAGDIKTGGNVEIINKDLHIATLDSDSKLYMEINVNKGRGYVSQSKNKSDDLPIAVIPIDSIYTPVKRVNYIVENTRVGQITDYDKLTLEVWTNGTIKPEEAISLSAKILIEHFKLFMTLTDHADDVEIMVEKEEDKKEKVLEMTIEELDLSVRSYNCLKRAGINTVQELTERSMEDMMKVRNLGKKSLEEVQHKLKELNLGLKKSEE is encoded by the coding sequence TTGTTAGAAATAGAAAAGCCAAAAATTGAGTGTGTTGAAACAAGTGAAGATGGTTCATACGGTAAATTTGTTATTGAACCATTAGAGAGAGGTTATGGTATTACTTTAGGTAATTCCTTAAGAAGAATACTTCTTTCATCATTACCAGGAGCAGCTGCTAACTGTATTAAAATAGATGGAGTATTACATGAATTCTCTACTGTAAAAGGTGTTAAAGAGGATGTTGCAGAATTAATACTTAACATAAAAGAGTTAGCTATAAAAATGCACGGAGAAGGATCAACCACTGTGTATATTGATGCACAAGGACCAGGAGAAGTTAAAGCTGGAGATATTAAAACTGGTGGCAATGTAGAAATTATAAATAAAGATTTACATATTGCTACATTAGATAGTGATTCAAAACTATATATGGAAATCAACGTAAATAAAGGGAGAGGATATGTTTCTCAATCTAAAAACAAATCAGATGATCTTCCAATAGCCGTTATTCCTATTGATTCCATATATACACCAGTTAAAAGGGTTAATTATATAGTTGAAAATACTAGAGTAGGTCAGATTACTGATTACGATAAATTAACTTTAGAAGTTTGGACTAACGGAACAATAAAACCTGAAGAAGCTATAAGTTTATCTGCTAAGATTCTTATTGAACATTTCAAACTATTTATGACATTAACGGATCATGCTGATGATGTTGAGATAATGGTTGAAAAAGAAGAAGACAAAAAAGAAAAGGTTCTTGAAATGACTATTGAAGAACTTGATCTTTCTGTAAGAAGTTATAATTGCCTAAAAAGGGCAGGAATTAACACTGTTCAGGAGTTAACTGAAAGAAGCATGGAAGACATGATGAAAGTTAGAAACCTTGGAAAGAAATCTTTAGAAGAAGTTCAACATAAATTAAAAGAGTTAAACTTAGGCTTGAAAAAAAGTGAAGAATAA
- a CDS encoding Na/Pi cotransporter family protein → MSQGFKMAIELFGGLGLFLYGMKLMGDGLQNATGEKLKSIFEKITSNPIKGVVTGALVTAIIQSSSATTVMVVGFVNAQLMNLYQATAVIMGANIGTTITAQIVTLDIEAFIPIFIGVGTLIVLFTEASKGRELGNIVLGFGILFLGMNLMKTSMEPLQQSELFREILVKLDGNVFLGILAGLAITAIIQSSSATTGILISLAGTGVLKITMVIPILFGCNIGTCVTALLSSIGTSKTAKKAAVIHLLFNLLGTIIFIPLFKPLAWAVTSLPFIGSSVVKNQIANAHTIFNIANTLILLPFIKYLVKLANTLIKGEDETEKYGTQYIDDRLLETPVIAVGQTVKEISRMANKARKNLEIAMEAFEKNDEKLIKKVYKNEKLINLLEDEIVNFLVKLSKEDLADHETDIVTSMFHVVNDIERIGDHAENIADLAGEKMLKRLKFSNDANSELMDMFQYTIDVLTVSVEAFEEKNIMKAEKVKQIEERIDSLEKELRSTHIKRLNQGLCNASVGTVFLDLISNLERIGDHANNISDTVINITTS, encoded by the coding sequence ATGAGCCAGGGTTTTAAAATGGCTATCGAGTTATTCGGAGGTCTTGGACTTTTCCTATATGGAATGAAATTAATGGGGGATGGTCTTCAAAATGCAACAGGTGAAAAACTAAAGTCAATTTTTGAAAAGATAACCTCAAATCCTATTAAAGGTGTAGTAACGGGAGCATTAGTTACTGCCATAATACAAAGTAGTAGTGCTACTACGGTTATGGTTGTTGGTTTTGTTAATGCTCAACTCATGAATCTTTATCAAGCAACAGCAGTAATTATGGGGGCAAATATAGGAACCACTATAACGGCTCAGATTGTAACCCTAGATATTGAAGCATTTATACCTATATTTATAGGGGTAGGAACATTAATTGTTTTATTTACAGAGGCTAGTAAAGGTAGAGAGCTTGGAAACATAGTTTTAGGTTTTGGTATATTATTTTTAGGTATGAATTTAATGAAGACTTCCATGGAACCTTTACAACAGTCAGAGCTATTTAGAGAAATATTAGTTAAGTTAGATGGAAATGTTTTCTTAGGTATTCTAGCTGGATTAGCTATAACTGCAATTATACAAAGTTCATCGGCAACCACAGGAATATTAATTTCATTGGCTGGAACTGGTGTTTTAAAGATAACTATGGTAATTCCTATTTTATTTGGATGTAATATAGGAACTTGTGTTACGGCATTACTTTCTAGTATAGGAACATCTAAAACAGCTAAAAAAGCTGCAGTGATACACTTATTATTTAACCTTCTTGGTACAATAATATTTATACCACTATTTAAACCTCTAGCATGGGCTGTGACAAGCTTACCATTCATAGGTTCATCAGTGGTTAAGAATCAAATAGCTAATGCACATACAATTTTTAATATAGCAAACACTTTAATTCTTCTACCATTTATAAAATATTTAGTTAAACTAGCTAATACTTTAATTAAAGGTGAAGATGAAACTGAAAAGTATGGTACTCAATACATAGATGATAGACTGTTAGAAACTCCTGTTATAGCAGTTGGCCAAACAGTAAAAGAAATAAGTAGAATGGCAAATAAGGCTAGAAAGAATTTAGAAATTGCCATGGAAGCATTTGAAAAAAATGATGAAAAATTAATCAAAAAGGTTTATAAAAATGAAAAACTAATAAATCTTTTAGAAGATGAAATAGTTAATTTTCTTGTTAAACTTTCAAAGGAAGATTTAGCTGATCATGAAACAGATATAGTGACTTCAATGTTCCATGTTGTAAACGATATTGAAAGAATAGGTGATCATGCTGAAAATATAGCTGACCTTGCAGGGGAGAAAATGTTAAAGAGGCTAAAGTTCTCGAACGATGCCAATTCTGAATTAATGGATATGTTCCAATATACAATAGATGTGCTAACTGTTAGCGTTGAAGCTTTTGAGGAAAAAAACATTATGAAAGCTGAGAAAGTAAAACAGATTGAAGAAAGAATAGACTCTTTGGAAAAGGAGTTAAGAAGTACTCATATAAAGAGATTGAATCAGGGTTTGTGTAACGCTTCAGTCGGAACTGTATTCTTAGATCTTATAAGTAATTTAGAGAGAATAGGCGATCATGCAAATAACATTTCTGATACTGTTATTAATATAACAACAAGTTAA
- a CDS encoding energy-coupling factor transporter transmembrane component T family protein: MIKDITLGQYIPGDSFIHKLDPRFKIIASLLFIAHLFLINKFYSYIFVFAFIGIVIYISKIKLRYIYKGLKPIFILLVFTAILNIFMTSRGELLFKWGFLTIYSEGVRVASFMIIRLIFLIIGTSLLTLTTSPIQLTDGLESLFTPLKKYKFPAHELAMMMTIALRFIPTLIEETDKIMKAQMSRGADFSTGGIIKRAKSLLPILVPLFVNSFKRADELGIAMEARCYRGGEGRTRMNVLKYDRRDYLSIIIFSIYLVFVISTRFI, translated from the coding sequence ATGATAAAAGATATAACGTTAGGACAATATATACCAGGAGATTCTTTTATACATAAACTTGATCCTAGATTTAAGATAATAGCCTCTTTGCTATTTATTGCTCATCTGTTTCTAATTAATAAATTTTATAGCTATATATTTGTATTTGCATTCATAGGAATTGTCATATATATATCAAAAATTAAGTTAAGATATATTTATAAAGGTTTAAAACCTATATTTATACTCTTAGTATTTACAGCTATTTTAAATATATTTATGACTAGCAGGGGAGAACTTTTATTTAAATGGGGATTCCTAACCATATATAGTGAGGGGGTAAGGGTAGCATCTTTTATGATTATAAGACTTATATTCCTTATAATAGGTACATCACTTTTAACTCTTACTACTTCTCCTATACAACTTACAGATGGACTTGAAAGCTTATTTACTCCGCTTAAAAAGTATAAGTTTCCAGCACATGAACTTGCTATGATGATGACTATAGCATTAAGGTTTATACCAACTCTTATAGAGGAAACTGACAAGATTATGAAAGCACAGATGTCTAGAGGTGCGGACTTTTCCACAGGAGGAATAATTAAAAGAGCGAAGAGTCTACTTCCTATACTGGTACCCTTATTTGTGAACTCCTTTAAAAGAGCAGATGAATTAGGAATTGCGATGGAAGCTAGATGCTATAGAGGTGGCGAAGGAAGAACGAGAATGAATGTATTGAAGTATGATAGAAGAGATTACTTATCTATTATAATATTTTCTATATACTTAGTTTTTGTTATAAGTACAAGATTTATATAG
- a CDS encoding energy-coupling factor transporter ATPase, which yields MFIEVKDLSYIYMQGTPFEKKALDNVSLGIDEGDFVAIIGHTGSGKSTLIQMLNGLLKPSLGTVYLNNVDIFDKKSNLADIRKEVGIVFQYPEYQLFEETIEKDIAYGPTNLGIDIEEIRERVKLSMNMVGLNYQVYKDKSPFNLSGGQKRRVAIAGILAMKPKVLILDEPTAGLDPKGRNDILNTIRDLNQKYNITIILVSHSMDDVSKFANSIIVMSEGKCVLKGTKEEIFKEVDLLQKIGLTVPTVTSLINELNKKGFNIKDNIYTVDELKEELVGILDLKVRRDKK from the coding sequence ATGTTCATTGAGGTAAAGGATTTATCCTACATTTATATGCAAGGAACACCCTTTGAAAAAAAGGCTTTAGATAACGTAAGTTTAGGAATTGATGAAGGCGATTTTGTAGCAATAATTGGACATACTGGTTCAGGAAAGTCTACGTTAATACAAATGTTAAATGGGCTTTTAAAACCATCATTAGGGACAGTTTACCTAAATAACGTGGATATATTTGACAAAAAAAGTAATTTAGCAGATATAAGAAAGGAAGTTGGAATTGTTTTTCAATATCCAGAATATCAATTATTTGAGGAGACTATAGAGAAGGATATTGCGTATGGGCCTACTAATTTAGGTATAGATATAGAGGAAATAAGAGAAAGAGTTAAACTTTCCATGAATATGGTTGGCCTTAATTATCAAGTTTATAAAGATAAATCTCCCTTTAATCTTAGTGGAGGACAAAAGAGAAGAGTTGCTATAGCAGGAATACTTGCTATGAAACCTAAAGTACTTATACTGGATGAACCTACTGCTGGATTAGACCCTAAGGGAAGAAATGATATACTAAATACCATAAGAGATTTAAATCAAAAGTACAATATTACAATAATTTTAGTATCTCATAGTATGGATGACGTATCTAAATTTGCAAATAGTATAATTGTAATGTCAGAGGGGAAATGTGTTTTAAAGGGTACTAAGGAAGAAATTTTTAAAGAGGTGGATTTACTGCAAAAAATTGGACTTACGGTGCCTACAGTTACTTCACTTATAAATGAATTGAATAAAAAAGGTTTTAATATAAAAGATAATATTTATACTGTGGATGAACTTAAAGAAGAGTTGGTTGGGATTCTAGATTTGAAAGTGAGGAGGGACAAAAAGTAA
- the infA gene encoding translation initiation factor IF-1, producing the protein MSKDDVIEMQGVVTDSLPSATFQVELESGHKIIAHISGKLRMNFIKILPGDKVKVELSPYDLTRGRIVWREK; encoded by the coding sequence ATGTCAAAAGACGATGTAATTGAAATGCAAGGTGTTGTTACCGATTCTTTACCTAGTGCAACATTTCAGGTTGAATTAGAAAGTGGTCATAAAATTATAGCTCATATTTCTGGGAAGCTAAGAATGAACTTTATAAAGATATTACCAGGTGATAAAGTTAAAGTAGAACTATCTCCTTATGATTTGACTCGTGGTAGAATTGTATGGAGAGAAAAATAG
- the rplQ gene encoding 50S ribosomal protein L17: MAVQRKLGRPTDQRRAMLRNLVTSFLKHGKIETTETRAKETKRLAEKMITLAKRGDLHSRRQVLAFVTEKEVVENLFTNIAPKYAERNGGYTRIYKVGPRRGDAAEVVVLELV, from the coding sequence ATGGCAGTACAACGCAAGTTAGGACGTCCTACAGATCAAAGAAGAGCAATGTTAAGAAACTTAGTAACTAGTTTCTTAAAGCACGGTAAAATCGAGACAACTGAAACAAGAGCTAAAGAAACTAAGAGATTAGCTGAAAAAATGATAACACTTGCTAAAAGAGGAGATCTTCATTCAAGAAGACAAGTACTTGCTTTCGTAACTGAGAAAGAAGTAGTTGAGAATTTATTTACAAATATAGCTCCAAAGTATGCTGAAAGAAACGGTGGATATACAAGAATCTACAAAGTAGGTCCAAGAAGAGGGGACGCTGCAGAGGTAGTTGTTTTAGAATTAGTTTAG
- the rpsK gene encoding 30S ribosomal protein S11 — MAPKKVKKSRRRREKKNIEHGCAHIKSTFNNSMVTLTDRAGNCLSWASAGGLGFKGSRKGTPYAAQMAAETAAGVAMEHGLKSIEVYVKGPGSGREAAIRSLQAAGLEITLIKDVTPIPHNGCRPPKRRRV; from the coding sequence GTGGCACCAAAGAAAGTTAAAAAATCAAGAAGAAGAAGAGAGAAAAAAAATATAGAGCATGGTTGTGCGCATATCAAATCAACATTTAACAACTCAATGGTTACATTAACTGACCGTGCAGGTAACTGCTTATCATGGGCTAGTGCTGGTGGATTAGGATTTAAAGGTTCAAGAAAAGGAACTCCATATGCTGCGCAAATGGCTGCTGAAACTGCTGCAGGAGTAGCAATGGAACACGGATTAAAGAGTATAGAAGTTTACGTTAAAGGACCAGGATCAGGTAGAGAAGCAGCAATAAGATCTTTACAAGCGGCTGGACTTGAGATTACTTTAATTAAAGACGTAACTCCAATACCACATAACGGTTGTAGACCACCAAAGAGAAGAAGAGTCTAG
- the rpsI gene encoding 30S ribosomal protein S9 produces MAKVQYFGTGRRKTSIARVRLVPGEGLVKINNRDMDDFFGLDTLKIIVNQPLELTGTKEKFDVLVNVHGGGFSGQAGAIRHGIARALIKADENLRPELKKAGFLTRDSRMKERKKYGLKKARRAPQFSKR; encoded by the coding sequence ATGGCAAAAGTACAATATTTCGGAACAGGTAGAAGAAAAACATCAATAGCTAGAGTAAGACTAGTACCGGGCGAAGGTCTAGTAAAAATAAACAACAGAGATATGGACGATTTCTTTGGTTTAGATACTTTAAAAATCATAGTTAACCAACCATTAGAATTAACTGGTACAAAAGAGAAATTTGATGTATTAGTTAACGTTCATGGTGGAGGATTCTCAGGTCAAGCAGGTGCTATAAGACACGGTATAGCTAGAGCTTTAATAAAAGCTGATGAAAACTTAAGACCAGAATTAAAGAAAGCTGGATTCTTAACTAGAGATTCAAGAATGAAAGAAAGAAAGAAATACGGTCTTAAAAAAGCAAGAAGAGCTCCTCAATTCTCAAAGAGATAG
- the truA gene encoding tRNA pseudouridine(38-40) synthase TruA, with protein sequence MKNIKLTIEYDGTNYSGWQKQNNSLSVQEVIEKSLEELLLHEVQVVGCSRTDTGVHAKEYILNFKSDTSIPPEKIKYALNTKLPRDIVVLNSEEVSGEFHSRYSSKGKTYLYTILNREFPTAIDRNYVYHHKNHLNINKMREASEYILGKHDFSAFKNKGSSVKTSIRTVTDLKIEEDNNKIKIYVSADGFLYNMVRIIVGTLILVGESRIEAEYVKDIIDSKDRNKAGKTAPPQGLVLLKTWY encoded by the coding sequence ATGAAAAATATAAAATTAACTATAGAATATGATGGAACAAATTATTCTGGATGGCAAAAACAGAACAATTCTTTAAGTGTACAAGAAGTTATTGAAAAATCTTTAGAGGAGCTTTTATTGCATGAAGTACAAGTGGTAGGTTGTAGTAGGACAGATACGGGAGTTCACGCTAAAGAGTATATCCTTAATTTTAAAAGTGATACAAGTATACCACCAGAGAAGATAAAATATGCTTTAAATACTAAGCTACCTAGAGATATTGTTGTTTTAAATTCTGAGGAAGTGAGTGGAGAGTTCCATTCTAGATATAGTTCAAAAGGTAAAACATACTTATATACAATTTTAAATAGGGAATTTCCTACAGCTATAGATAGAAATTATGTATATCATCATAAGAACCATCTAAATATAAATAAAATGAGAGAAGCATCAGAATATATATTAGGAAAACATGACTTTTCAGCATTTAAGAACAAAGGAAGTTCTGTTAAAACATCTATAAGAACAGTTACAGATTTAAAAATAGAAGAAGATAATAATAAAATAAAAATATATGTATCTGCAGATGGTTTTTTATATAATATGGTTAGAATAATAGTAGGTACTTTAATACTTGTAGGTGAATCTAGAATTGAAGCAGAATATGTTAAAGACATAATTGATTCAAAAGATAGAAATAAAGCTGGTAAGACAGCTCCGCCACAAGGTTTAGTTTTATTAAAAACATGGTATTAA
- the rpmJ gene encoding 50S ribosomal protein L36 — translation MKVRPSVKPICEKCKVIKRKGRVMVICENPKHKQKQG, via the coding sequence ATGAAAGTAAGACCATCTGTAAAACCTATTTGCGAAAAATGCAAAGTTATAAAAAGAAAAGGAAGAGTAATGGTTATCTGTGAAAATCCAAAGCATAAACAAAAACAAGGCTAA
- the rpsM gene encoding 30S ribosomal protein S13, translated as MARIAGVDLPREKRVEIGLTYIFGIGLPTSQKILKETGVNADIRIKDLSEDEVAALRDYINKHFTIEGDLRRKIALDIKRLNEIGCYRGIRHRKGLPVRGQKTKTNARTRKGPKKTIANKKK; from the coding sequence ATGGCAAGAATAGCAGGTGTTGACCTACCAAGAGAGAAAAGGGTTGAAATCGGTCTAACTTATATATTTGGAATTGGATTACCAACTTCTCAAAAGATTTTAAAAGAAACAGGCGTTAACGCTGATATAAGAATAAAAGATTTATCTGAAGATGAAGTAGCGGCTTTAAGAGATTATATCAATAAGCATTTTACAATTGAAGGTGACTTAAGAAGAAAAATTGCTTTAGATATAAAGAGATTAAACGAAATTGGTTGTTACAGAGGAATCAGACATAGAAAAGGACTTCCAGTTAGAGGTCAAAAAACTAAGACTAATGCAAGAACAAGAAAAGGTCCTAAGAAGACTATCGCAAATAAAAAGAAATAA
- the cwlD gene encoding N-acetylmuramoyl-L-alanine amidase CwlD, producing the protein MVVLLCIIGILGVNHNHITNVMKKTESKSILIDPGHGGMDGGAVSPRGTIEKDLNLKTALYTKEELEKIGFKVYMTREDDRGLYDNKGTVREKKIQDLKNRCKMKEETSPDIFLSIHMNKFPQEKYSGAQVWYSRHEKSKILGNITQKNLKNDLDPNNNRVEKEAKDQFKILRSNDNMPSIIVECGFLSNYEEEKKLKSEEYQRKIAKSLAKSIVEYYNNR; encoded by the coding sequence ATGGTAGTACTTTTATGTATAATAGGAATTTTAGGAGTGAACCATAATCATATAACAAATGTGATGAAGAAAACGGAAAGCAAAAGTATTTTAATTGATCCAGGACATGGAGGTATGGATGGAGGTGCTGTTTCGCCTAGGGGAACTATAGAGAAAGACTTAAATTTAAAAACAGCTCTTTATACAAAAGAGGAATTAGAAAAAATAGGTTTCAAGGTTTATATGACTAGAGAAGATGACAGAGGACTTTATGATAACAAAGGAACTGTAAGAGAAAAAAAAATACAAGATTTAAAGAATAGGTGTAAAATGAAGGAGGAGACGTCTCCAGATATATTCTTAAGTATTCATATGAATAAGTTTCCTCAAGAAAAGTATAGTGGAGCCCAGGTATGGTACTCTAGACATGAGAAAAGTAAGATATTAGGCAATATAACGCAAAAAAATTTAAAAAATGATTTAGATCCTAATAATAATAGAGTTGAGAAAGAAGCTAAGGACCAATTTAAGATATTAAGATCCAATGATAATATGCCTTCAATCATTGTAGAATGCGGTTTTTTGTCAAATTATGAGGAAGAAAAGAAATTGAAAAGTGAGGAATACCAAAGAAAGATAGCTAAAAGCTTGGCTAAATCTATAGTTGAATATTATAATAACAGGTAA